The following proteins come from a genomic window of Roseofilum capinflatum BLCC-M114:
- a CDS encoding TetR/AcrR family transcriptional regulator, with amino-acid sequence MTITTPTPKPETQTRTRILEAAQHLFARRGYDGTTTRDLAQAAGVAEGTLFRHFSNKKAILLEIATQGWIDILTDLLTELSEMGSYRDIAQVMRRRMMSLHRNADRMRVCFMEAQFHPELRDRIQADVIDKMTDVAEAFFQTAMDRGVYRQMNPKIVAQVFLGMFVIAGFSDTTIIEPDASPQSMREMAEGMADIFLHGVLTK; translated from the coding sequence ATGACCATAACAACTCCTACGCCAAAACCGGAAACCCAAACGCGCACTCGCATTTTGGAAGCCGCCCAACATCTGTTTGCCCGTAGAGGATATGATGGCACAACCACAAGGGATCTGGCTCAAGCGGCGGGGGTGGCGGAAGGGACTTTATTTCGGCATTTTAGTAATAAGAAGGCGATTTTGTTGGAAATTGCCACCCAAGGCTGGATTGATATTTTGACGGATCTGCTGACGGAGTTAAGCGAAATGGGCAGTTATCGGGATATTGCCCAGGTGATGCGACGACGGATGATGAGTTTACATCGCAATGCCGATCGCATGAGAGTCTGTTTTATGGAGGCTCAGTTTCATCCAGAGTTGCGCGATCGCATTCAAGCCGATGTGATCGATAAAATGACGGATGTGGCGGAAGCCTTTTTTCAAACCGCTATGGATCGAGGAGTGTATCGCCAGATGAACCCTAAAATCGTTGCCCAGGTCTTTTTGGGCATGTTTGTGATTGCCGGATTTAGCGATACCACCATTATCGAACCCGACGCTTCTCCCCAGTCCATGCGCGAGATGGCTGAAGGCATGGCCGATATTTTCCTCCATGGTGTGTTGACGAAGTAG
- a CDS encoding Hsp70 family protein, whose product MTYHSSGQSHSEGHTWYLGIDWGTTKISAVFLNSSRRCFYPLEPFLTQPPKPGVSVKPWLDRGLPGVEGEWVVKDLAPLGLSYEEILVQMASQLREMAEKEGRYQEIFSQLSGVIIGCPAHWSDAYRFNLREAILRVGWVEQADQIMFLEEPIALVISELRDTAQGTQWQGATLILDSGATSTEFALVDIPLNRSQLKYEQFHVASLAYGGDAIDQDIICQLLLNVENVFLPSSSPLEKGIKFPQPGEVDVTARHRLSEYLSGADWGGKLLAIAGEIKHRLQVENQIAVRLDRQQWTIRRRDLEIKVFVPFLRGLNREINRLFSRTGVAPQGVRQMLCTGGSASLPAIARWLRQKLPSAAIIQDRTVVGQRAKCSRVAYGLANLPLYPQVLNAVRHQYSDYFLLLELLRVMPDGAIAETEILQLLEQRGVNTAVCGDRLRQLLLGYLPPGLRSPQQSSDFPFNQPLFIPQEAGFYTLNPEEKTRVSDRFQQVLATSSQTLEDPYLVNW is encoded by the coding sequence GTGACATATCACTCATCGGGACAGAGCCATTCGGAAGGGCACACTTGGTATTTGGGAATCGATTGGGGAACCACTAAAATTTCAGCCGTGTTCCTCAATTCCTCTAGGCGCTGCTTTTATCCTTTGGAGCCTTTTCTCACTCAACCCCCGAAACCTGGGGTCTCTGTAAAACCTTGGTTAGATCGGGGTTTGCCTGGGGTAGAGGGGGAATGGGTTGTGAAAGACTTGGCTCCCTTGGGTCTCTCTTATGAGGAAATCCTTGTGCAGATGGCGAGTCAGTTGAGGGAGATGGCGGAGAAAGAGGGCCGCTATCAAGAGATTTTCAGTCAGTTAAGTGGGGTGATTATCGGTTGTCCAGCCCATTGGAGTGATGCCTATCGGTTTAATCTACGGGAGGCGATTTTGAGGGTGGGTTGGGTGGAGCAGGCTGACCAAATTATGTTTTTGGAGGAGCCGATCGCCTTGGTGATTTCAGAGTTGCGAGATACGGCCCAGGGAACTCAATGGCAAGGAGCGACGTTAATTTTAGATTCGGGAGCGACTTCCACGGAGTTTGCTTTGGTTGATATTCCCTTAAATCGATCGCAACTCAAGTATGAGCAGTTTCATGTAGCGTCTTTGGCCTATGGGGGAGATGCGATCGATCAAGATATTATCTGTCAGTTATTGTTGAATGTCGAGAATGTCTTTTTGCCTTCTTCATCTCCTCTGGAAAAAGGGATCAAGTTTCCTCAACCGGGAGAAGTGGATGTTACAGCCCGTCATCGGTTGAGTGAGTATTTGAGCGGTGCAGATTGGGGAGGGAAGTTATTGGCGATCGCCGGAGAAATTAAGCACAGACTCCAGGTGGAAAATCAGATCGCCGTTCGCCTGGATCGGCAACAGTGGACGATTCGCCGTCGAGATTTGGAAATCAAGGTGTTTGTGCCCTTTTTACGGGGTCTAAATCGGGAGATTAATCGCTTATTTAGCCGCACAGGAGTGGCTCCCCAGGGGGTGCGTCAGATGTTATGTACTGGAGGGAGTGCGTCATTACCGGCGATCGCCCGTTGGTTACGGCAAAAACTGCCCAGCGCCGCGATTATTCAAGACCGTACCGTAGTGGGTCAACGGGCAAAATGTAGTCGGGTGGCCTATGGCTTGGCCAATTTACCGCTCTATCCTCAAGTGTTGAATGCCGTGCGTCATCAATATAGTGATTATTTTCTGTTGTTAGAATTGCTGCGAGTCATGCCCGATGGGGCGATCGCCGAAACCGAAATTTTGCAGTTATTAGAACAACGAGGGGTTAATACAGCCGTTTGTGGCGATCGTCTCCGCCAATTACTATTGGGCTATCTTCCCCCTGGATTACGTTCCCCACAACAATCGAGTGATTTCCCGTTCAATCAACCCTTATTTATTCCTCAAGAAGCCGGATTTTATACCCTCAATCCAGAGGAAAAAACCAGAGTAAGCGATCGATTTCAGCAAGTTCTCGCCACTTCTTCCCAAACCTTAGAAGACCCCTATCTTGTCAATTGGTAA
- the vapC gene encoding type II toxin-antitoxin system tRNA(fMet)-specific endonuclease VapC, giving the protein MRYLLDTNVIITYLNNRSTAIRGRLQQIPVQDICVCSVVKSELFYGANKSNNPVKTLSKQKEFLSEFVSLPFDDRSAEVYGSIRADLERKGTPIGAYDLQIAAIAISHTLTLVTHNTREFARIDRLNHEDWDA; this is encoded by the coding sequence ATGAGATATTTGTTAGACACCAATGTGATTATTACATACCTAAACAATCGCTCTACCGCTATTAGAGGACGCTTGCAGCAAATACCGGTTCAGGATATTTGTGTTTGTTCTGTTGTTAAATCTGAATTGTTTTATGGGGCAAACAAAAGCAATAATCCAGTTAAGACATTATCCAAACAAAAGGAGTTTTTGTCAGAATTTGTCTCGCTTCCATTTGACGATCGTTCAGCAGAAGTCTATGGAAGTATTCGAGCGGATTTAGAGCGAAAAGGAACGCCGATTGGTGCGTATGATTTGCAAATTGCGGCGATCGCCATTTCCCATACCTTAACTCTAGTAACCCATAATACCAGGGAGTTTGCCCGAATTGATAGGTTGAATCACGAAGATTGGGATGCTTAG
- a CDS encoding GUN4 domain-containing protein, whose translation MEEQGRITLSNYAQQVGVSYKTAWRWWKQGRLMGEQLENGSIWIDESMLLPERDWLKEQLEIASQEREELRNLLYEVLLELRQLKGAEAPNPWPSEVGMDYRHLVDLLAAGSWQEANEYTWLLVLALAGYEEGDDLALEEIEALPKTDIETLDRLWYEYSEGRFGFGVQEWIWQECDRHYDRFCDRVGWRIQSKWLSTDQLRFSLSAPVGHLPAIIWRNRACYGLGYHSPDEVLETLFLVRQ comes from the coding sequence GTGGAAGAACAAGGGCGAATCACATTATCAAATTATGCCCAACAGGTAGGGGTCTCCTATAAAACAGCTTGGCGCTGGTGGAAACAGGGCAGGCTGATGGGGGAGCAGTTGGAGAATGGTTCGATTTGGATTGATGAGTCTATGCTGTTACCAGAGCGGGATTGGTTAAAAGAGCAGCTAGAAATTGCGTCTCAGGAACGGGAAGAGTTAAGAAACCTTTTGTATGAGGTTTTGTTAGAATTACGACAGTTAAAGGGGGCTGAAGCCCCAAATCCTTGGCCGTCTGAGGTAGGGATGGACTATCGTCATTTGGTGGATTTGCTGGCGGCGGGGAGTTGGCAAGAGGCGAATGAGTATACCTGGCTATTAGTGTTGGCGCTGGCTGGATATGAGGAGGGGGACGATCTGGCTCTGGAGGAGATAGAAGCGCTGCCGAAGACCGATATAGAGACCTTAGATCGGTTGTGGTATGAGTATAGTGAGGGTCGGTTTGGGTTTGGGGTGCAGGAATGGATTTGGCAAGAGTGCGATCGCCATTATGACCGATTCTGCGATCGCGTGGGCTGGCGCATTCAGTCCAAATGGTTAAGCACCGATCAACTCAGATTTTCCCTCTCTGCACCCGTGGGACATCTTCCGGCCATTATCTGGCGCAACCGTGCTTGTTATGGTTTGGGGTATCATTCCCCAGACGAAGTATTAGAAACCCTGTTTTTAGTTCGGCAATAG
- the petA gene encoding cytochrome f: MKYCSVLATWRRLVLVAIAAISIFVASDLLNPQPAAAYPFWAQETAPLTPREATGRIVCANCHLGAKPTEVEVPHSVLPDTVFKAVVNIPYDTDAQQVLGDGSKGGLNVGAVLMLPEGFKLAPEDRISEELKEETEGLYYQTYTAEQENVILIGPIPGDDHQEIVFPILSPDPKTDKSINYGKYAIHVGGNRGRGQVYPAGNNTNNTVVPASVAGTIASINELEYGGYEVTIQPADGEAVVDSIPAGPELIVAEGDEVAAGQALTNNPNVGGFGQIDTEIVLQDATRIQGMIAFLVLIMITQIFLVLKKKQVEKVQAAEMNF, encoded by the coding sequence ATGAAATACTGTTCTGTTTTAGCAACCTGGCGCAGGTTGGTGTTAGTGGCGATCGCGGCAATCTCTATCTTTGTCGCCTCCGATCTCCTTAACCCCCAACCCGCAGCCGCCTACCCCTTTTGGGCCCAAGAAACCGCTCCCCTCACTCCCCGTGAAGCCACCGGCCGCATTGTTTGCGCCAACTGTCACCTGGGAGCCAAACCTACGGAAGTGGAAGTTCCCCACTCCGTCCTCCCCGACACCGTATTCAAAGCTGTCGTCAACATCCCTTATGACACTGACGCACAACAAGTGTTAGGGGATGGCTCTAAAGGGGGTCTCAATGTCGGTGCAGTCTTAATGTTGCCCGAAGGATTTAAACTTGCGCCCGAAGATCGCATCTCTGAAGAACTCAAAGAAGAAACCGAAGGCCTTTATTATCAAACCTACACCGCAGAGCAAGAAAACGTAATCCTGATTGGCCCCATTCCCGGTGATGACCATCAAGAAATCGTCTTCCCCATTCTCTCTCCTGACCCCAAAACCGATAAATCCATCAACTATGGTAAATATGCCATTCATGTGGGTGGAAACCGGGGTCGCGGTCAAGTCTATCCCGCCGGAAACAATACCAACAATACCGTTGTACCGGCTTCTGTCGCTGGAACAATCGCCAGCATTAATGAACTCGAATATGGCGGCTATGAAGTCACCATTCAACCCGCCGATGGAGAGGCTGTTGTTGACAGTATTCCGGCTGGCCCCGAATTGATTGTTGCTGAAGGCGACGAAGTAGCCGCCGGACAAGCCTTAACCAACAATCCCAATGTGGGCGGTTTTGGTCAAATCGATACAGAAATCGTTCTCCAAGATGCCACTCGCATTCAAGGGATGATTGCCTTCTTAGTGCTGATTATGATCACTCAAATCTTCCTCGTTCTGAAGAAGAAACAAGTGGAGAAAGTCCAAGCAGCAGAAATGAATTTCTAA
- a CDS encoding DUF3318 domain-containing protein, with protein MYRDRDPELSRLIELMPASGRMFVQLISKPEQPQVIDAPFPLPWKRSRPVYINFDLLRQLPLPEQDLAVLQAVCWVCEVEWFKPNLYQGLVAVGLLGTAIEMMQGDAVGMVAGGGLTAMAVMQIRRKNRQRDVMIEGDKAAVRVASRRGYTEQEAIESLLKAIEHIAQIEGRNGLAVVELLRCQNLRVMLKNG; from the coding sequence ATGTATCGCGATCGCGACCCTGAACTGTCTCGGTTGATAGAATTAATGCCCGCTTCTGGGCGCATGTTTGTGCAATTGATTAGTAAACCGGAACAGCCCCAGGTGATTGATGCCCCTTTTCCTTTGCCCTGGAAGCGATCGCGCCCGGTTTATATTAATTTTGACCTTTTGCGCCAGCTCCCCCTGCCAGAGCAAGATTTAGCGGTGCTACAGGCGGTTTGTTGGGTCTGTGAGGTGGAATGGTTTAAGCCCAATCTCTATCAAGGATTGGTAGCAGTGGGATTACTGGGAACAGCGATCGAAATGATGCAAGGAGATGCGGTGGGCATGGTGGCGGGTGGAGGACTGACGGCCATGGCAGTGATGCAAATTAGACGGAAAAACCGGCAACGAGATGTAATGATTGAAGGGGATAAGGCCGCCGTTCGAGTCGCAAGTCGGCGCGGATATACCGAACAGGAAGCGATTGAATCTCTGTTAAAGGCGATCGAGCATATTGCCCAAATTGAAGGCAGGAATGGTTTAGCGGTGGTGGAGTTACTCCGATGCCAGAATTTGCGGGTCATGTTGAAGAATGGATAG
- a CDS encoding WD40 repeat domain-containing protein, which yields MASGGYDGRIKVWNLETQEEVATLPRHQGSVRSVSYSPDGKTLASGGYDGTLKVWNLETQEEVATLPGDQGGSTVSVIVRMERLWLLGVGTELSSCGMWT from the coding sequence TTGGCTTCTGGGGGTTATGACGGAAGGATCAAGGTGTGGAACCTAGAGACTCAGGAAGAAGTGGCTACCCTTCCCCGTCATCAGGGGAGTGTCAGGAGTGTCAGTTACAGCCCGGATGGAAAGACTTTGGCTTCTGGGGGTTATGACGGAACGCTCAAGGTGTGGAACCTAGAGACTCAGGAAGAAGTGGCTACCCTTCCCGGTGATCAGGGGGGGTCAACAGTGTCAGTTATAGTCCGGATGGAAAGACTTTGGCTTCTGGGAGTGGGTACGGAACTATCAAGCTGTGGGATGTGGACTTAG
- the petC gene encoding cytochrome b6-f complex iron-sulfur subunit, producing MTQASGSADVPNMGRRQFMNLLTFGSATGVALGALYPVVNYFIPPSSGGAGGGTTAKDAAGNDVVASEYLASHPAGDRSLVQGLKGDPTYLVVKQDKTLASYGLNAVCTHLGCVVPWNASENKFICPCHGSQYNAEGKVVRGPAPLSLALAHADVTDDKVILSNWEETDFRTNEDPWWT from the coding sequence ATGACTCAAGCTTCTGGATCGGCAGATGTCCCAAATATGGGACGGCGGCAATTTATGAACCTCTTAACCTTTGGTTCCGCAACCGGAGTGGCTCTAGGCGCTCTTTATCCGGTTGTCAACTATTTTATTCCTCCTTCCAGTGGTGGTGCTGGAGGCGGAACCACAGCGAAGGACGCGGCTGGTAATGATGTGGTGGCGAGTGAGTATTTGGCGAGCCATCCCGCAGGCGATCGCTCCCTGGTGCAAGGACTCAAAGGCGATCCCACCTATTTAGTCGTTAAACAAGATAAAACCTTAGCCAGCTACGGACTCAACGCAGTCTGCACCCATTTGGGTTGTGTTGTACCCTGGAACGCCAGTGAAAACAAGTTTATCTGTCCCTGTCACGGTTCCCAGTACAACGCGGAAGGTAAAGTCGTTCGCGGGCCAGCTCCCCTATCCTTGGCTCTCGCCCATGCTGACGTAACCGATGATAAAGTCATTCTCAGCAACTGGGAAGAAACTGACTTCCGCACCAACGAAGACCCCTGGTGGACTTAA
- the cobT gene encoding nicotinate mononucleotide-dependent phosphoribosyltransferase CobT, which produces MIRVYTESKQGKIWLNKYRESRANFACILGFTETALIPGISAAGATPEDRRYTCLADAEFLSKGVAPEYAYPLPPLQAGVSPVFISRAICETLQIPITLLNAGLPDRPSVEAVDLGGTPAFCVSSGQALDPEVVRHLFNQGQKWGAQLAQQTDYLIIGECVVGGTTTALAILTGLGLSASGKVNSSHPTCNHEQKIEVVKRGLERGGGLEPSRSVWELMAAVGDPMQPVAAGMAIAASQHSGVLLAGGTQMLAVYGLIGAIAQEEPCIWDTSEVVVGTTRWVAEDATGDTVGLAKLLPPVPLMATQLSFAGSRYSQLQMYEQGFVKEGVGAGGCAIAATLCQNWTQKTLLKAIETLIDRYSNG; this is translated from the coding sequence ATGATTAGGGTTTATACGGAGTCAAAACAGGGAAAAATTTGGTTAAATAAATATCGTGAAAGTCGGGCAAATTTTGCGTGTATTCTCGGTTTTACGGAAACGGCTTTAATTCCGGGAATCTCGGCGGCGGGGGCAACGCCTGAAGACCGACGCTATACTTGCTTGGCGGATGCTGAGTTTTTATCTAAAGGAGTGGCTCCTGAATATGCCTATCCGTTGCCGCCTTTACAGGCTGGGGTTTCTCCAGTGTTTATCTCCCGTGCCATTTGTGAAACACTCCAGATTCCGATTACCTTGTTGAATGCCGGATTGCCCGATCGCCCTTCGGTAGAGGCAGTAGATTTAGGAGGAACTCCTGCCTTCTGTGTGAGTAGTGGACAAGCTTTAGATCCAGAGGTGGTGCGTCATCTGTTTAACCAAGGTCAAAAATGGGGAGCGCAGTTGGCACAACAAACGGATTATCTGATCATTGGTGAATGTGTGGTGGGGGGAACAACCACTGCATTGGCAATTTTAACGGGGTTGGGATTATCGGCATCGGGTAAAGTCAATAGTAGTCATCCCACTTGTAATCACGAGCAGAAAATTGAGGTGGTGAAGCGGGGGTTAGAGCGTGGGGGAGGGTTGGAGCCGTCGAGATCGGTATGGGAATTAATGGCAGCAGTGGGCGATCCGATGCAACCGGTGGCGGCGGGGATGGCGATCGCCGCCAGTCAACACAGTGGCGTACTTTTGGCGGGAGGGACTCAAATGTTAGCGGTGTATGGTTTAATCGGAGCTATTGCTCAGGAGGAACCGTGTATTTGGGATACGTCTGAAGTGGTTGTGGGGACGACTCGATGGGTGGCGGAAGATGCCACTGGAGATACGGTAGGTTTGGCGAAACTCTTACCTCCAGTTCCCCTGATGGCAACCCAACTGAGTTTTGCTGGATCTCGCTATAGCCAACTTCAAATGTATGAACAAGGGTTTGTGAAAGAAGGGGTGGGTGCGGGAGGTTGCGCGATCGCCGCTACCCTTTGCCAAAATTGGACACAAAAAACTCTGCTTAAGGCGATCGAAACCTTAATTGATCGGTATTCTAATGGGTAA
- a CDS encoding DUF3067 family protein, with translation MTGEELQQLLRNKWGRSYDMQIRRSQGKILVQIMWKYLEQASFPWSAEEYLAHLSRICLYLQDWGATEQLQSYIEQTSDRPRLGKALTLILDLGDRSSEWILEDS, from the coding sequence ATGACCGGAGAAGAGTTACAACAATTGTTACGGAACAAATGGGGCCGCTCTTACGATATGCAAATCCGTAGGAGCCAGGGGAAAATCTTGGTGCAAATTATGTGGAAATATTTGGAACAAGCGTCTTTCCCTTGGTCTGCCGAGGAGTATCTGGCCCATCTGAGTCGTATTTGTCTCTATTTGCAAGACTGGGGAGCGACGGAACAATTGCAGTCTTATATTGAACAGACGAGCGATCGCCCCCGTTTGGGAAAAGCCTTGACGTTGATCCTGGATTTGGGGGATCGCTCTTCTGAATGGATTTTGGAGGATTCTTAA
- a CDS encoding Crp/Fnr family transcriptional regulator, translated as MVERHKSRGELNQRELIKSAPFFEGLPEEIVERTTAQVVVREHPSNQVILLENDWGSSVYFILEGWVKIRTYNLDGKEVTLNIIGKGELFGEMAPLEEVPRSTDVITLAPTTIGNMPANDFVHLIHTEPKAGIRLAQLMARRLRQVNRRLRLRESDSTSRVADILLFLADGQGTKTAEGVEIPNLPHRELSSLSGLARETVTRVLSKLEKKKLIVRPDRDTLCIPDLGALERLMV; from the coding sequence ATGGTAGAACGACACAAGTCCCGTGGTGAATTGAATCAGCGTGAACTCATTAAATCAGCTCCCTTTTTTGAAGGCTTACCGGAGGAGATTGTTGAACGGACGACGGCGCAAGTGGTGGTGCGAGAACATCCTTCTAACCAAGTCATTCTATTGGAAAATGATTGGGGTAGCTCGGTTTATTTTATTTTGGAAGGATGGGTTAAAATTCGTACTTATAATTTAGATGGTAAGGAAGTGACCCTCAATATTATCGGTAAGGGAGAGTTGTTTGGAGAAATGGCTCCCTTAGAAGAGGTTCCTCGCTCGACTGATGTGATCACCCTAGCGCCAACAACGATTGGTAATATGCCGGCTAATGACTTTGTTCATCTGATTCATACGGAACCTAAAGCGGGGATTCGGTTAGCCCAATTGATGGCTCGACGCTTACGGCAAGTGAACCGACGCTTACGACTGCGAGAGTCGGATAGTACCTCCCGCGTAGCGGATATTCTGTTATTTTTGGCCGATGGTCAAGGGACAAAAACGGCTGAGGGGGTGGAAATTCCTAATTTACCCCACCGGGAATTAAGCTCTTTAAGTGGATTAGCGCGTGAAACGGTGACTCGCGTTCTAAGTAAATTGGAAAAGAAAAAGTTGATTGTGCGCCCCGATCGCGATACCCTGTGTATTCCCGATTTGGGGGCTTTGGAGCGCTTGATGGTTTGA
- a CDS encoding extracellular solute-binding protein has translation MDRRRFLSGSLKTAGLALTSVCGASVLMTGCSASTHLKIYILKGSIPATLINELKTALPENGGLEVIPVSQLDRLFQSLEPKPKDSENSLFKNLAFWRTSPSPPDLVTLGDAWLTEAIANQLIQPLDSSLFSWDQLPRGWQALVRRDRQGYLDPNGEVWGVPYSWGTTAIVYRPDKFKSLGWEPTDWSDLWREELQGQISLLNQPREAIGLTLKSLGYSYNTPDLDTIPELLPTLKSLNQQVKFYSSDQYLQPLIEGDSWLALGWSTDILPVLNRYKLKAIIPQSGTALWANLWVSPTQSPNHAGLQEWINQFLDPDLALKLSQFSDTASPLLITANRENLPASLLNSGIKFPDPTVLSKSEFLLPVSEQTQQRYAELWQEMRS, from the coding sequence ATGGATCGTCGAAGATTTTTGTCTGGAAGCCTGAAAACGGCAGGTTTAGCGCTCACCAGCGTTTGTGGAGCCTCAGTTTTAATGACTGGATGTAGTGCCTCGACTCACTTAAAGATTTATATCTTAAAGGGGTCTATTCCGGCGACATTGATTAATGAACTCAAAACAGCTCTACCGGAGAATGGGGGTTTAGAGGTGATCCCGGTGAGTCAACTCGATCGCCTGTTCCAATCTCTGGAACCCAAACCCAAGGATTCTGAGAATTCCCTATTCAAGAATTTAGCCTTCTGGCGAACCTCTCCCTCTCCTCCAGATCTGGTGACTCTGGGGGATGCTTGGTTAACAGAGGCGATCGCCAATCAACTGATTCAACCGCTCGATTCCTCTTTGTTTTCTTGGGATCAATTACCGAGGGGTTGGCAAGCCTTAGTGAGGCGCGATCGCCAAGGGTATCTCGATCCCAATGGAGAGGTTTGGGGGGTTCCCTACAGTTGGGGAACCACGGCGATCGTTTATCGACCCGATAAATTTAAATCCCTCGGTTGGGAACCTACAGATTGGTCAGATTTATGGCGAGAAGAATTACAAGGTCAGATTTCCTTACTCAATCAACCCAGAGAGGCGATCGGTTTAACCCTAAAATCCCTCGGTTATTCCTATAACACTCCCGATTTAGACACCATTCCCGAACTTCTCCCCACCCTAAAAAGCCTGAATCAACAAGTTAAATTTTATAGCTCTGACCAATACTTACAACCTCTGATTGAAGGAGATTCTTGGTTAGCCCTTGGATGGTCAACGGATATCCTCCCGGTGTTAAATCGGTATAAACTTAAAGCCATCATTCCCCAATCTGGAACTGCGCTTTGGGCAAATCTCTGGGTGAGTCCGACCCAAAGTCCCAATCATGCTGGTCTTCAGGAATGGATCAACCAGTTTTTAGATCCTGATTTAGCCCTCAAACTCTCCCAATTTAGCGATACTGCTTCACCGTTATTAATTACTGCTAACCGGGAGAACTTACCCGCGTCTCTTCTGAACTCTGGGATAAAATTCCCCGATCCTACGGTTTTATCCAAGAGTGAATTTCTCTTGCCTGTATCGGAGCAAACCCAGCAGCGTTATGCTGAACTGTGGCAAGAGATGCGGAGTTGA
- a CDS encoding DUF2232 domain-containing protein, which produces MGNQKPESQVNLTLPLVESAFLASTSSLIWLVNYYFPPGPLLRIFFPVPIALAYLRWGSRNAWMTMTVTGLLLTVLMGPTRSILFLIPFGLLGVQLGMMWRRGASWCLSIGLGTLLGAIGFFFKIWLVSILLGEDLWLYLMAQVTGLVDWMFLKLGLLAEPDIMVVQAIAVVMVLINNFIYLFVVHLVSSLLLEKLGNPIPLPPAWVEVLLDRE; this is translated from the coding sequence ATGGGTAATCAAAAGCCGGAGAGTCAGGTTAATCTGACGTTGCCTTTGGTTGAATCGGCGTTTTTAGCGAGTACGTCTAGTCTAATTTGGTTGGTGAATTATTATTTTCCACCAGGGCCATTATTGCGGATCTTTTTTCCCGTGCCGATCGCCTTGGCCTATTTGCGCTGGGGCAGTCGTAATGCTTGGATGACGATGACGGTAACGGGTTTGCTGTTAACGGTGTTAATGGGGCCAACCCGCAGTATCCTGTTTCTGATTCCCTTTGGGCTGTTGGGAGTGCAGTTGGGGATGATGTGGCGACGGGGCGCGAGTTGGTGTCTGTCCATTGGCTTGGGGACGCTATTGGGGGCGATCGGATTTTTCTTTAAAATTTGGTTGGTGTCGATTCTGCTGGGTGAAGACCTATGGCTGTATTTGATGGCACAGGTTACCGGGTTGGTAGATTGGATGTTCCTGAAGTTGGGATTGTTGGCCGAGCCGGATATTATGGTCGTACAGGCGATCGCCGTCGTCATGGTTTTAATCAATAATTTTATCTATTTATTCGTTGTCCATTTGGTCTCTAGTTTGCTCCTGGAAAAACTCGGTAACCCCATTCCCTTGCCTCCTGCTTGGGTGGAAGTGTTGTTGGATCGGGAATAG